CACAAGGGTATCCAGTCAGCGTAGGCTCGGGTCACAGAATCAGCTGCTTGATGCGAGCTTTTGCCCCGCCCAGGAGGCGGCGGACGGCGGCACAATGATCGCAGTGTTCATACTGCGTGAGGTCGGATACTCCAACCGTGCATCCGATCTCCCTACTTCACACACAAAGGAGATACTATGAGACAGATCGTCATGGCGGCGTTGGCGGCGGGAATTGTCTTGGCATTGGGTGGGACTGCGATCGCCGATAAGAAAGGAGAGAAGCACAAGTCCAAGATTGAAATGGCGGAGGAGGCGAAGGTCACGATTGATCAGGCAATCAAGGCGGCATCCGAGAAGGTGCCAGGCAACGTCATCGAGGCTGAGTTGAAAAAGAAACATGACAAGACGGTGTGGGAGGTCGAAATCGTGACGGGCGACAAGATGATTAAGGAAGTGCACATCGATGCGGATTCCGGTGTCATTATCGATGTGGAAGACAAGGGCAAGGAACACAAGGACAAAGGGAAGCATTGACCTGTCGGTGATGAGGTGCCTGGTTGCGGAAGCTCTGTGCCGTGGCCATCGTACTCTGGCTCAAGGGGGCCGGTCCGGTCGCCTGGTTGTTTGTGCGGGGGATCAGGTTAAACAACCGCCGACTAATACAGCAATCCCTTACATTTTGAGGCGCTCGGTGTAGCCGGTCAGCTCGACATAGCCTTGGCCTTTCACCGGTTGGCCTTGTTTGGTGCCTGTCACAGCCA
The nucleotide sequence above comes from Nitrospira sp.. Encoded proteins:
- a CDS encoding PepSY domain-containing protein — translated: MRQIVMAALAAGIVLALGGTAIADKKGEKHKSKIEMAEEAKVTIDQAIKAASEKVPGNVIEAELKKKHDKTVWEVEIVTGDKMIKEVHIDADSGVIIDVEDKGKEHKDKGKH